In Sphaeramia orbicularis chromosome 5, fSphaOr1.1, whole genome shotgun sequence, a genomic segment contains:
- the ilrun gene encoding protein ILRUN yields the protein MEGTDMDVDAELMQKFSCMGTTDKDVLISEFQRLLGFQLNPAGCAFFLDMTNWNLQAAIGAYYDFESPNVNTPSMSFVEDVTIGEGESVPPDTPFTKTWRIQNTGAESWPPGVCLKYIGGDQFGHVNAVMVKSLDPQEISDVSVQMRSPTNPGMYQGQWRMCTATGLFYGDVIWVILSVEVGGLLGVTQQLSSFETEFNTQPQRNVQGDFNPFASPQKNKHDATDDSFRDPGGAWERTQEQIQQDQNGLSHNAVNRASNGLQTNLSVVTYGQGIHGPYPFGQS from the exons ATGGAGGGCACGGACATGGACGTGGACGCGGAGCTCATGCAGAAATTCAGCTGCATGGGCACCACGGACAAGGACGTCCTCATTTCGgagtttcagaggctgctgggcTTTCAGCTCAACCCAGCCGGTTGCGCCTTCTTCCTGGACATGACCAACTG GAACCTACAGGCAGCTATTGGTGCATATTATGACTTTGAAAGTCCCAACGTCAACACGCCATCCATGTCCTTTGTTGAAGATGTGACAATTGGGGAGGGAGAGTCTGTTCCTCCAGATACACCCTTCACAAAGACCTGGAGGATACAAAACACAG GTGCAGAGTCGTGGCCACCTGGGGTTTGTCTCAAATACATTGGAGGGGATCAGTTTGGGCATGTAAACGCAGTTATGGTGAAGTCTCTAGACCCCCAGGAAATATCAGATGTCAGTGTCCAGATGCGAAGTCCCACAAACCCAGGCATGTACCAGGGCCAATGGAGGATGTGCACAGCAACAGGATTATTTTATGGAG ATGTAATCTGGGTAATTCTTAGTGTAGAAGTTGGCGGTCTCCTCGGCGTGACCCAGCAGTTATCCTCCTTCGAGACAGAGTTCAACACCCAACCCCAGCGCAATGTGCAGGGAGATTTCAACCCTTTTGCCTCACCACAGAAGAACAAGCACGACGCCACTGACGACAGCTTCAGAGATCCTGGTGGAGCGTGGGAACGCACACAAGAGCAAATACAGCAAGATCAAAATGGACTGTCTCATAATGCTGTAAATAGGGCGTCAAATGGTCTTCAAACCAATCTTTCTGTGGTGACATATGGTCAG